The Arachis hypogaea cultivar Tifrunner chromosome 14, arahy.Tifrunner.gnm2.J5K5, whole genome shotgun sequence DNA window gattgtagaataaaaaataatcatatacatataaaaaaataattataaaaaaataattaatatatgtaacttaaatatttatatgtacaattaatatatatatatatatatatatatatatatatatatatatataaagaaatatttagaattatttaacaaaattaatatatatgtatgtatacataaaataaaaaattattttaatttatgaaaattacACATACGAtgacattaataataaaaaataaaaaattatcgaaTGATTGTAgactcaaaaaaaattaatcataataaaaaataattaatatatgcgatttaaatatatatatatatatatatatatatatatatatatatatatatatatatatactaaataaagaaaattattaactaaacaaTTGATATATACGTATAAATAATATAGAAATTAGTATGATTTATGAATATTATTATGCGTACGATGGTATTAATAGAATAACAAAATCATTGAATGAATGTaggctaaaaaaatatttttaatcaaaaaattaaaaataattaacatatgtgACTAAATATACATGTAtagttaaataagaaaaaatttaaaatgatttaaacaaaataaataaatatatcctacgaataaaaaaaaattaatgactaAACGATCAATATAACTGGtagtataaattaaaaaatcattaattaaaaaaagaaataatatgtttttaattttgaaaataaaacgtaaataattataatataataatttgtttaattattaatatttataattgttattttaatcataaatttagaaaaaaaagtagATTAACAAAAACGATTGATAACTGTATTAAGGTTGATACActtaacactagattaagaaaaatgaatgcataacatgttacttttttattaatcaaattattacaattcaaattaatttcaataaaataatttaaaattataatttcaacctTATCGCGTGCATAATACAAATTATTGAACAATTTATTATCATGTACAtgtgataaaccctaattttgtggttcatcttgtgtagaatttggggggttttatcaatatttttcgcACTTATTCacatgaattgcatggttttgtgttttcttcctaattttgcttcatggttgaaaacatgcttcttttaccttaaaaatgctatattttaatcatcttctattaccattcgataccgtgatgtgtttgttgagtgaattCAGGATTTATATGACAGAAATGGTCTAGAAGATGGAAAGGGAGTATGCACAAGTGGGAGGAATATGGAAAATGGAGCTTTGGAAGAATCAGctgtgacgtgcacgcgtggccgacgcgcacgcgtgggtgcaaGAAGCTAGGAATGGCGCACGAAAATTGACGCGTTCTCGTGGATTGGCGAaatttccagcgacgcgtacgcgtgaatgccGCGTACGTGTGGATCGTAAAACTCAgacgacgcgcacacgtgacgctcatcacgtgacctcattaatgaaatCGTGGCAGGCGATTTCTGAGGggctccaggcccaaatccaaaggGAATATGCATGGAAAAGACTCAATAACACTAGGAAAAAAGAGGGGGATCAATCATTGTAGACTTTACACACATTTTGGCTAGACCTCAAAGAAAAGGACGGGTGAATCTCCGTTAATTCTGAGATCAAATAGATTATTCCAACAATTTCTGGTAGATGCCTACACAATGGTGGAATCAGAGAGGTTAAATTTTTTAGGTGTAAATAACCACAATTGAGAGTTGATAAATATAAATGTTTGCATGAAAGTCTTATAAACGGGGATGTAGATGCTGCAAGGCTTGGCAAAAGAATCATTCTTCCCAGTACTTTTACCGGTGGACCTAGGTATATGATGAATAATTGTAAAGATGTATTTGTAATTTGTAGATACGCAGGATATCCTAACTATTTTATCACCATACCTGTAACCCTGAATGGGATGAGATAAAAAGAGAAGTGACTCCCATTGGATTGAAGGCAGAAGACCGTCCTGATATATTGTGTCGAGTTTTCAAGATCAAGCTTGATGGTTTGATTGATGACCTAAAAGAGGAAAAAATCTTTGGCAAAATTTTGGGATGTAAGTCTGTGTTTATGCAACGCTTTATTAAAATCTTATGTTGTAATGCTTTGCTCAtttgtctttttcaattttcagacGTTTGCACTGTAGAGTTTTAAAAGAGAGGGCTTCCGCATGCACATATCCTTTTATTCATGAGTAACGAGTTCAAGCCACAAACACCAGatgacatagacaaacatataacaGCTGAGATTCCTGATGAAAATGAAAGGCCAAATTTATATGGAGCTGTTCAAATTATATGGTACATGGTCCATGTGGTCCGTACAAGAAGAATTCACCTTGCATGAAGAATGGATCCTATTCAAAGTTCTATCCTAAAGAGTTTAGACAACGAACACTTATTGACAAGGCCGGATTTTCCAAATATAGGCGTACTGATAACGGTCAAACAGTGAAGAAAAGAGAATGTATACTAGATAATAAGTTCATTGTTCCGTATAATCCAGAATTGTTGCTCAAGTTTGGGTGCCACATAAATGTGGAATACACATGCCAAACAAGTTCTATTAAGTATCTGTTTAAGTATGTACACAAGGGTAATGACCGCGTAACAGCTACTCTATACAATGCGGGTGATCTGTTAGAAGCCACACAAGTTGTTGACGAAATTAGGAATTACTACGATTGTAGGTACATTTTGGTATGTGAGGCAGTCTGGCGCCTATTTGGATACGAAATCCAAGAGAAAGGACCATTTGTGATTAGACTTCCATTCCATTTGGAGGATGAGCAACCTGTGGTTTATGGTGAAACTTCTAATGTGAATGATATCGTCGAAAGAGCAATATCTCATAAGTCCATATTTTTGGGATGGATGGCAGTGAACATGTCATATCCCTATGCTCGAAGTATGACTTATGCTGAGTTTCCAACCAAGTTTGTTTGGAAGGACGATTCTTCAAAGTGGTTTTCTCGAAAAAAAGGCTTCGCGAAGGTTGACTCATGTACCTGCAGGTAATGACgagtttatattcaattttgatcttacttatttaatgatttaaatttaaaatcttaacagCCTGTACCCTACATCTATTTTATTCGATTTATCTACACTAGAAAATAAATGTTCAAATAACTTTCAACAGTTATAATCTGtagattatacaattttttatttttctatattttttaggaAAATTATTCTTATGCGGATGTGTAGctacataataattaaaatagcgTAGCTTAATCCATTTAACAACTTAAAAGTCGGATTTTAACCAAGTTTTTTGCAGCAAATACCGAAGAATATTACCAACGAATTCTCTTGAATACTCAAAGAGAATGTATGAGTTTTCGAGATATAAGAACAGTAGGAGGAACAATTTATGCTATGTATAGAGATGCATGCTTCGCCCTTGGACTCTTGCAAGATGACAAAGAATTCATTGATGCAATTAAGGAAGCAAGCTCATAGGCCCCAGAATCATATGTTAGGAGGTTATTTGTCATTCTATTAACATCCAACAATATCTCAAGATCAGAACATGTCTAGGATAGATGTTGGCATGAACTCTCAGATGATATGTTGTATCGATAGAGAGCCGTGATGAACATGAGGGGTgagtttttattaattacaatgataaaagttcttccttattgatcatttttagtttgattgaatttttacAGTATCGTATAATATGCAGAGTTAACAATGTCAGATGATGAGATTAAGCAGTTGTGCTTAATGGATATAGACAAGATCTTACATTCCTATAGTAAAACCTTGAAAGACTATCCTCCTATGCCTTTAGCAACTGAAGTTGATAGTTCTTTGTTAACTAAAAGGGTTATTAGGGAAGAGCTAAACTTTAACAGGGATGATTTAAAGAAAAATGCCTCAGACATGTTAGCCATCGTAACACCTGAGCAGAGATATGCATTCGATAAAATTGTTACAGCTGTGTATTGTGATGAAGGGGGTTTTTTCTTTGTGTATGGTCATGGGGGTACTGGAAAAACATTTCTCTAGAACCTTATATCTGCTGAGATTCGCTCAAGAGGTGATATAGTGTTAAATGTTGCTTCAAGTGGTATTGCATCTTTACTTCTTCCCAATGGAAGAACGGCACACTCAAGGTTCAAAATACCGCTGAATATAACTGAGGATTCTGTATGTAACATCAAACCTGGTTCCCCTCAAGCAATGTTGCTGTTGAAAGCCAAACTTATAATTTGGGATGAGGCTCCAATGGTTAGTAGGTACTGCTATGAAGCGCTTGATAAATGCTTGGGTGATATCATGAGGTGTTCTCCaatatataaaaaagatttttCCTTTGGAGGAAAAATGGTTGTACAAGGTGAAGACTTTAAACAAATTCTTCCTGTCATTCCACGAGGATCGAGACAAGATATCGTTCATTCAACCGTGAATTCGTCTTACCTTTGAAAGTTTTGTCAGGtgctcaaactaacaaaaaaCATGAGACTCTCTGTAGGGACGACTACTTCAGATCAAGATGAGACAGAGCAATTTGGTGAGTGGTTATTGAAAGTTGGTGATGGTCTAATAGGTGACAATATGGATGGTGAATCTGAGATATGTCTTCCAggagatattgttattccttcttcggaccaggcatttgatgagttggttcatttttttatccaaatattttggaAAATATGTCCTCAAAGGATTTTTTCAAAGCAAGAACTATATTGGCTCCCACACTAGACATCATTGAAGAGGTCAACAACCATCTGATGGCTATCATTCCTGAAGggaaaaaattatatcttagttTGGATTCCATTTGTATAGATGAAGGGAATATGGAGAGTCAACTAGATCTCTATGGTCCTGAATTACTGAATAGCATAAATTGTTCCGGTTTGCCTCCATataaattaatactcaaggtTGGTGTTCCGGTGATGTTACTGAGAAATATTGACCAATCCAGTGGTCTTTGTAATGGTACAAGGCTATAAGTTAGGAAGCTTGGAAATCATGTCATAGAATGTGAAGTCTTAACGGGTAACAATGTTGGTCATATTGCTTTGATTCCAAGAATGAATATGGTACCAAAAAATGAAACCGTCCCAGTTAGATTCAAACGAAGACAGTTTTCCATAATAGTATCGTTTGCCATGACAATTAATAAGTCTCTGGGACAAACTTTATCTCATATTGGATTGTACTTGCCCAAACCAATTTTTACACATGGCCAACTATATGTGGCACTTTCAAGAGTTAAGAATAAGAGAGGTTTAAAAGTTTTATTTATGAATCATGTAGGAATGTCTGTAAATTCAACCATCAATATTGTTTatagaaaagtttttgaaaaaatagtattctaatgtaaatattttaattttattttaaattctgtatcaatgtataaatattttactttaaaaaatataaaataattattactcactttttttaaattaaactttgattttgataataattttataaatttcttaaaataataattattttatatttttattttaaatatcgaagtatataatttttttttacttttataaatttttttatgctgAGCACGAGTTCATACACTAGTTGTTTCAAAAACTTATTAGTAAAATGtcacattttttaaataatttatttgagtGCTATCGTTTTATCACAATGATGAGTTAAACCCTAAAATGATCCATGAGATTCACAAAATGCACCGATTTAGTCCTTGACTTTCCAATTGCACTAATTAAGTCCTCCagattgaaaaaaatgcatcAACGTGGTCCCCCTCATATTTTCCGGTCATGTTTGTTGCCGGTGGGAGTGACGTGGCGAATGAGTGCCACGCTGGAGGAGTG harbors:
- the LOC140178664 gene encoding uncharacterized protein — its product is MVHGPCGPYKKNSPCMKNGSYSKFYPKEFRQRTLIDKAGFSKYRRTDNGQTVKKRECILDNKFIVPYNPELLLKFGCHINVEYTCQTSSIKYLFKYVHKGNDRVTATLYNAGDLLEATQVVDEIRNYYDCRYILVCEAVWRLFGYEIQEKGPFVIRLPFHLEDEQPVVYGETSNVNDIVERAISHKSIFLGWMAVNMSYPYARSMTYAEFPTKFVWKDDSSKWFSRKKGFAKVDSCTCR